One window of Chamaesiphon minutus PCC 6605 genomic DNA carries:
- the rpsJ gene encoding 30S ribosomal protein S10, translating into MATITQQKIRIRLKAFDRRLLDTSCDKIVETANRTGATAIGPIPLPTRRRIYCVLRSPHVDKDSREHFETRTHRRIIDIKDPSAKTIDALMKLDLPAGVDIEVKL; encoded by the coding sequence ATGGCCACTATCACTCAGCAAAAAATCCGGATCCGTTTGAAAGCATTCGATCGCCGCCTCCTGGATACCTCATGTGATAAAATCGTTGAAACAGCCAACAGAACTGGCGCAACTGCCATCGGCCCGATCCCATTGCCAACTCGCCGTCGGATCTATTGTGTCTTGCGATCGCCTCACGTTGACAAAGATTCGCGCGAACACTTTGAAACTCGCACCCATCGCCGCATCATCGATATCAAAGATCCTTCTGCTAAGACGATCGATGCCTTAATGAAACTAGATTTACCAGCAGGTGTAGATATCGAAGTGAAACTATAG